In Kordiimonas sp. SCSIO 12610, the sequence TCTGCCAAACGTATTGAAGGACATAGATTTTCCAGCATTTTTTTTCGTTAATTGGAAACGAAGACTTTCATCGATTCTTCGTCGGTTGGCATGCATGTTGTGCTGAAACCACCATCCACATGATGGGTTTCACCGGTTACACCAGAAGACAAATCGGACAAGAGATAAAGACCGGCACCAGCAACGTCATCAAGCGTAATATTACGCTTCATTGGTGCGTTCTTTTCATTGTATTTTAAGAGCATACGGAAATCACCCACGCCAGAAGCCGCAAGCGTTTTCATTGGCCCTGCTGAGATCGTATTCACACGGATATTCTTTTCACCCAAGTCACGCGCCATATAGCGGGTACTGGCTTCAAGTGCTGCTTTTGCAACGCCCATCACATTATAATGGGGAACCACTTTTTCAGAACCATAATAGGATAGGGTGATCATCGAACCGCCATCTGTCATCAGTTTTTCAGCGCGCTGTCCAACAGCAACAAAGCTGTAGGCGGAAATATTCATCGTCATCAGGAAGTTATCGAGCGATGTGTCGATATAGCGGCCGCGCAGTTCAGACTTGTCTGAATAGCCAATCGCATGAACGAGGAAATCAAGTTTGCCCCATTTTTCCTCTAACTTTTTAAAGACAGCGTCGATGGACGCACCATCAGACACATCACATTCTTCAACAAAATCCGAACCAACAGAGTCAGCAAGCGGTTGAACACGTTTTTTAAGCGCGTCACCCTGATAGGTAAAGCCCACATGCG encodes:
- the fabI gene encoding enoyl-ACP reductase FabI, which gives rise to MSGLMEGKKGLIMGVANDRSMAWGIAKACADQGAHVGFTYQGDALKKRVQPLADSVGSDFVEECDVSDGASIDAVFKKLEEKWGKLDFLVHAIGYSDKSELRGRYIDTSLDNFLMTMNISAYSFVAVGQRAEKLMTDGGSMITLSYYGSEKVVPHYNVMGVAKAALEASTRYMARDLGEKNIRVNTISAGPMKTLAASGVGDFRMLLKYNEKNAPMKRNITLDDVAGAGLYLLSDLSSGVTGETHHVDGGFSTTCMPTDEESMKVFVSN